One window from the genome of Pseudomonas sp. L5B5 encodes:
- a CDS encoding DUF4879 domain-containing protein, which yields MGSRVKLTALALLGIAACWLAAPAMARSAPPLSQVEILKVLSSSCGLEDVADGREQTHCDHSGPDIKVYVLEIGYGREPHVTLDGFEVDGTRTAVCEDGSSYVPCGNSGITAGYLYIFDLAGKQEGTFRFSNTSINAPGNSMSAQIYIK from the coding sequence ATGGGCAGTAGAGTGAAATTGACCGCGTTGGCGCTGCTGGGGATCGCGGCCTGCTGGCTGGCGGCTCCGGCCATGGCGCGCTCGGCGCCGCCCTTGAGCCAGGTGGAGATCCTCAAGGTGCTGTCGTCTTCCTGCGGGCTGGAGGATGTCGCCGATGGCCGCGAGCAGACTCACTGTGACCACAGCGGGCCGGACATCAAGGTCTATGTGCTGGAAATCGGCTACGGTCGTGAGCCCCATGTGACCCTGGATGGCTTCGAGGTCGACGGCACCCGCACCGCGGTATGCGAAGACGGCTCCAGCTACGTGCCTTGCGGCAATTCCGGAATCACCGCCGGCTATCTGTATATCTTCGACCTGGCCGGCAAGCAGGAAGGCACCTTCCGCTTCAGCAATACCTCGATCAACGCCCCGGGCAATTCCATGAGTGCGCAGATCTACATCAAGTAG
- a CDS encoding HlyD family type I secretion periplasmic adaptor subunit: MKASLSTGAAEGAATSNVLVLDDRRYSRLGWLLVLAGFVGFLGWAALAPLDKGVAVSGKVMVSGHRKTVQHPSGGIIERIEVKEGQQVSAGQVLLRLNETPLRTQMQSLRSQYLGSLASEARLNAERDGASDIVFDPQLQALVHEPEVAASLALQRQLFSSRRQALSMEQQGIGETIAGSEAQLRGTRDSQASKLQQRKALDEQLQGLRELARDGYIPRNRLLDSERLYAQVEGSIAEDFGRIGQLQRQILELRLRIRQSAEDFQKDLRSQLADTRIRTEDLRNRLASAEFELANSQVRAPAAGVVVGLEVYTEGGVIKPGQPLMDIVPQGEPLLMEARVPVQLIDKVHPGLAVELMFPAFNQSTTPRVAGEVTLVSADRQVDERTDEPYYTLRAAVSPQGMQQLQGLQIRPGMPVEAFVRTGERSMLNYLFKPLLDRTHMALVEE, from the coding sequence ATGAAGGCATCTTTATCCACAGGCGCCGCCGAGGGGGCCGCCACCAGTAACGTGCTGGTCCTGGACGACCGGCGCTATTCGCGGCTCGGCTGGTTGCTGGTGCTGGCCGGGTTCGTCGGTTTTCTCGGCTGGGCTGCCCTGGCCCCGCTGGACAAGGGCGTGGCGGTATCGGGCAAGGTCATGGTCTCGGGGCATCGCAAGACGGTGCAGCACCCGAGCGGCGGGATCATCGAGCGGATCGAGGTCAAGGAGGGCCAGCAGGTCAGCGCCGGGCAGGTGCTGCTGCGCCTCAACGAGACGCCGTTGCGCACCCAGATGCAATCCCTGCGCAGCCAGTACCTGGGTTCCCTGGCCAGCGAGGCGCGGCTGAATGCCGAGCGCGATGGCGCCAGCGACATTGTCTTCGACCCGCAGCTCCAGGCCCTGGTGCACGAGCCGGAGGTCGCTGCCAGCCTGGCCTTGCAACGCCAGCTGTTCAGCAGCCGGCGCCAGGCCTTGAGCATGGAACAGCAAGGGATTGGCGAAACCATCGCCGGCTCCGAGGCGCAATTGCGCGGAACCCGGGATTCCCAGGCCAGCAAGCTGCAGCAGCGCAAGGCCTTGGACGAGCAGTTGCAGGGGCTGCGGGAGCTGGCCCGGGATGGCTATATCCCACGCAATCGCCTGCTGGACAGCGAACGCCTGTATGCCCAGGTCGAGGGTTCGATCGCCGAGGATTTCGGTCGTATCGGCCAGTTGCAGCGACAGATCCTCGAGTTGCGCCTGCGCATCCGCCAGTCGGCCGAGGACTTCCAGAAAGACCTGCGCAGCCAGTTGGCCGACACCCGCATCCGCACCGAGGATCTGCGCAATCGACTGGCGTCCGCTGAATTCGAATTGGCCAACAGCCAGGTCCGAGCACCGGCCGCCGGAGTGGTGGTGGGCCTTGAGGTCTACACCGAGGGCGGGGTGATCAAGCCCGGCCAGCCATTGATGGACATCGTGCCCCAGGGCGAGCCGTTGCTGATGGAGGCGCGAGTACCGGTGCAACTGATCGACAAGGTTCACCCGGGCCTGGCGGTGGAACTGATGTTCCCGGCCTTCAATCAGAGCACCACGCCCAGGGTGGCGGGAGAAGTGACCCTGGTGTCCGCCGATCGCCAGGTCGACGAGCGTACCGACGAGCCCTACTACACCTTGCGCGCAGCGGTCAGTCCCCAGGGCATGCAGCAGTTGCAAGGGCTGCAGATCCGTCCGGGCATGCCGGTGGAGGCCTTTGTCCGCACCGGTGAACGCTCGATGCTCAACTACCTGTTCAAGCCTCTGCTGGACCGGACCCACATGGCGTTGGTGGAAGAATGA
- the trmA gene encoding tRNA (uridine(54)-C5)-methyltransferase TrmA — MTFDAASYTTQLQEKVTRLRDLLAPFDAPEPQVFDSPLQHFRLRAEFRLWREAGERHYAMFSQDDKRTPILIEQFPIASQRINQLMPQLKAAWQASAPLSHKLFQVEFLTTLAGDAMITLCYHRPLDEHWHKAASQLAAALKVSVIGRSKGKREVIGQDYVVEKLEVGGRTFSYRQPEGAFTQPNGTVNQKMLNWAYEALGERQDDLLELYCGNGNFTLPLATRVRKVLATEISKTSVNAALSNLSENAVDNVTLVRLSAEELTEALNEVRPFRRLQGVDLKSYEFGSVFVDPPRAGMDPDTCELTRRFDNILYISCNPETLAANIAQLHDTHRITRCALFDQFPWTHHMESGVLLTRR; from the coding sequence ATGACTTTTGACGCCGCAAGCTACACCACCCAGTTGCAGGAAAAGGTCACGCGCCTGCGTGACCTGCTGGCGCCCTTCGATGCGCCCGAGCCCCAGGTCTTCGACTCGCCGTTGCAACACTTTCGCCTGCGCGCCGAGTTCCGCCTGTGGCGCGAGGCCGGTGAACGCCACTACGCGATGTTTTCCCAGGACGACAAGCGCACGCCGATCCTCATCGAACAGTTCCCCATCGCCAGCCAGCGCATCAACCAGTTGATGCCCCAGCTCAAGGCCGCCTGGCAAGCCAGTGCGCCGCTGAGCCACAAGTTGTTCCAGGTGGAGTTCCTCACCACCCTGGCCGGCGACGCGATGATTACCCTGTGTTACCACCGCCCCCTGGACGAGCACTGGCACAAGGCTGCGAGCCAGCTGGCTGCCGCCCTCAAGGTCAGCGTGATCGGCCGTTCCAAGGGCAAGCGCGAAGTCATCGGCCAGGACTACGTAGTGGAAAAACTCGAGGTGGGCGGGCGTACCTTCAGCTATCGCCAGCCCGAAGGTGCCTTCACCCAGCCCAACGGCACGGTGAACCAGAAGATGCTCAACTGGGCTTATGAAGCCCTGGGCGAACGCCAGGACGACCTACTGGAGCTGTACTGCGGCAACGGCAACTTCACCCTGCCCCTGGCCACCCGGGTGCGCAAGGTACTGGCCACCGAGATCAGCAAGACCTCGGTGAATGCCGCCTTGAGCAACCTCAGCGAAAACGCTGTGGATAACGTCACCCTGGTGCGCTTGTCGGCCGAGGAACTGACCGAAGCCCTGAACGAAGTTCGGCCGTTCCGCCGCCTGCAAGGTGTCGACCTGAAGAGCTACGAGTTCGGCAGCGTGTTCGTCGACCCGCCGCGGGCCGGCATGGACCCGGACACCTGCGAACTGACCCGGCGCTTCGACAACATCCTGTACATCTCCTGCAACCCCGAGACCCTGGCGGCCAACATCGCCCAGTTGCATGACACTCACCGCATCACCCGCTGTGCGCTGTTCGACCAGTTCCCCTGGACCCATCACATGGAGTCCGGGGTCCTGCTGACTCGACGCTGA
- a CDS encoding MFS transporter: MPSQDPLLLRHHRPFIAFWLARIFTASGFQMLTVAIGWNLYQLTGNVLDLGLVGLVEFAPRVLFMLHTGHVADRYDRRRVAAICQSLQALIALALAIGSLTDNVTREMIFILAFLLGGARSFEMPTTQALLPSIVPAALFPRAVAAAQSAQQSATIVAPALGGLLYAFGSAWVYGPTVILYVIACLLMLNLPARQAVLNKGKATLDSLLAGIRFIRSRPDILGAISLDLFAVLLGGATALLPVFAKDILLTGPWGLGLLRSAPAVGALLMSLWLARFSVERKVGRVMFTAVGVFGVATIAFGLSTSFWFSLAVLVVLGAADMISMVIRASFVQLETPDEMRGRVSAVNGLFIGASNQLGEFESGLTAHWFGTVPAVVLGGVGTLVVTGTWIKLFPTLAQRDRMIERVEPAKA, encoded by the coding sequence ATGCCCAGCCAAGACCCTCTGCTGCTCCGCCACCATCGTCCGTTCATCGCGTTCTGGCTGGCGCGGATCTTCACCGCCAGCGGTTTCCAGATGCTCACCGTGGCCATTGGCTGGAACCTCTATCAGCTCACCGGCAACGTGCTCGACCTGGGCCTGGTGGGGTTGGTGGAATTCGCCCCGCGGGTGCTGTTCATGCTGCACACCGGGCATGTGGCCGACCGCTACGACCGACGCCGGGTGGCGGCCATCTGCCAGTCGCTGCAGGCCTTGATCGCCCTGGCCCTGGCCATCGGCAGCCTGACCGACAACGTCACCCGGGAAATGATCTTCATCCTGGCCTTCCTCCTCGGTGGCGCACGCTCCTTCGAGATGCCCACCACCCAGGCCTTGCTGCCAAGCATCGTGCCTGCCGCGCTGTTTCCCCGGGCAGTGGCCGCCGCGCAGTCCGCACAGCAGTCGGCCACCATTGTCGCCCCGGCCCTGGGCGGCTTGCTCTATGCCTTCGGCAGCGCATGGGTCTACGGCCCGACCGTGATCCTGTACGTGATCGCCTGCCTGCTGATGCTCAACCTGCCAGCCCGCCAGGCCGTCCTGAACAAGGGCAAGGCCACCCTCGACTCGCTGCTGGCAGGCATTCGTTTCATCCGCAGCCGCCCGGACATCCTCGGCGCCATTTCCCTGGACCTGTTCGCTGTATTGCTCGGTGGCGCCACTGCGCTGTTGCCAGTGTTCGCCAAGGACATCCTGCTCACCGGTCCCTGGGGCCTGGGTTTGCTGCGCTCGGCACCCGCGGTCGGCGCCCTGTTGATGTCCCTGTGGCTGGCGCGCTTCAGCGTCGAGCGCAAGGTCGGGCGGGTGATGTTCACCGCCGTCGGAGTATTCGGCGTGGCCACCATCGCCTTCGGCCTCTCGACCTCGTTCTGGTTTTCCCTGGCGGTGCTGGTGGTGCTGGGGGCGGCGGACATGATCAGCATGGTGATCCGCGCCTCCTTCGTGCAACTGGAGACACCGGACGAAATGCGCGGTCGGGTCAGTGCGGTGAATGGCCTGTTCATCGGCGCGTCGAACCAGCTGGGGGAATTCGAATCCGGCCTCACGGCCCACTGGTTCGGCACTGTGCCGGCAGTGGTGCTGGGCGGGGTCGGCACGCTGGTGGTGACCGGGACCTGGATCAAGCTGTTCCCGACCCTGGCCCAGCGTGACCGGATGATCGAGCGGGTCGAGCCAGCCAAGGCTTGA
- a CDS encoding TolC family outer membrane protein — protein MIRTWRYLFLSCLLLAPGAHALGLLDAYDLALRNDPTFQAAIKERDAGEENRAIGRAGLLPNLSWNYNNSRNRSQVTQETLRGDVTTDRDYRSYASTLTLQQPLLDYEAYARFRQGAAQALFADERFRSKSQELAVRLLGAYSQALLAQERIELSLAQRRTYAERLQLNQRLLKGGEATRTDVLETQARLSLALAEEIEARDQQDAALRELQAIVGEPVQIDELDPLTRQFEIQPLQPNRFDTWRDLAMANNPLLASQQQALRAAEYEVERKRAGHLPKVSLYASSRQTSSDSESSYNQKYDTNTIGVQVSLPLFAGGSVSASTRQAASQLSQAQYELDAQTATTLNELRKQFNLNTSAAARVRAYEMAVDSAQALVAATQKSVQGGERVNLDVLDAEQQLFSARRDLADARHAYLLARVQLKYYAGLLNEQDLAQLAGYFHPLG, from the coding sequence ATGATCCGGACCTGGCGATACCTGTTCCTGTCGTGCCTGCTGCTCGCTCCCGGCGCCCACGCGCTGGGTTTGCTGGATGCCTATGACCTGGCCCTGCGCAACGATCCGACCTTCCAGGCGGCGATCAAGGAGCGTGATGCCGGGGAGGAGAACCGGGCCATTGGCCGTGCCGGACTGCTGCCGAACCTGTCCTGGAACTACAACAATTCGCGTAACCGCTCGCAGGTGACCCAGGAAACCCTGCGTGGCGACGTCACCACGGATCGCGACTACCGCAGCTATGCCTCGACCCTGACCCTGCAACAACCTCTGCTGGACTACGAAGCCTATGCGCGCTTTCGTCAGGGAGCGGCCCAGGCGCTGTTTGCCGACGAGCGTTTTCGCAGCAAGAGCCAGGAACTGGCGGTGCGCCTGCTGGGGGCCTACAGCCAGGCCTTGCTGGCCCAGGAGCGTATCGAGCTGAGCCTGGCCCAGAGGCGGACCTATGCCGAGCGGCTGCAACTCAACCAACGGCTGCTCAAGGGCGGCGAAGCCACCCGTACCGATGTGCTGGAGACCCAGGCCCGGCTGAGCCTGGCCCTGGCGGAGGAAATCGAGGCCCGGGACCAGCAGGACGCTGCCCTGCGCGAGTTGCAAGCCATCGTCGGCGAACCGGTACAGATCGATGAGCTGGACCCGCTGACTCGGCAGTTCGAGATCCAGCCGTTGCAGCCCAATCGGTTCGATACCTGGCGAGACCTGGCCATGGCCAACAACCCGCTGCTGGCGTCCCAGCAGCAGGCTCTGCGAGCGGCCGAATACGAGGTAGAGCGCAAGCGAGCGGGGCATCTGCCCAAGGTCAGTCTCTACGCCAGCAGCCGCCAGACGAGCTCCGACTCGGAAAGCTCCTACAACCAGAAGTACGACACCAACACCATCGGCGTGCAGGTCAGCCTGCCGCTGTTCGCCGGGGGTTCGGTGTCGGCCTCGACCCGCCAGGCGGCGAGCCAGCTGTCCCAGGCGCAGTACGAGCTGGATGCGCAGACCGCCACCACGCTCAACGAGCTGCGCAAGCAGTTCAATCTCAACACCAGTGCCGCAGCCAGGGTCAGGGCCTATGAAATGGCGGTCGACTCGGCCCAGGCCCTGGTGGCCGCGACCCAGAAAAGCGTGCAGGGCGGCGAACGGGTCAACCTCGATGTGCTGGATGCCGAGCAGCAACTGTTCAGCGCTCGCCGCGACCTGGCGGATGCCCGGCACGCCTACCTGCTGGCACGTGTCCAGCTCAAGTACTACGCCGGCCTGCTGAACGAGCAGGACCTTGCGCAACTGGCCGGTTATTTCCACCCCCTGGGCTGA
- the cydB gene encoding cytochrome d ubiquinol oxidase subunit II, with protein MGIDLPLLWAVIIIFGIMMYVVMDGFDLGIGILFPFVKDSRDRDVMMNTVAPVWDGNETWLVLGGAALFGAFPLAYSVVLSALYLPLILMLVGLIFRGVAFEFRFKAKEDKRHIWDKAFIGGSVAATFFQGVALGAFIDGLPVVNRQFAGGSLDWLTPFTLFCGLALVVAYALLGCTWLIMKTEGKLQLQMHDLARPLAYVVLAVIGIVSIWTPLAHAEIAARWFTLPNLFWFLPVPILVLVTMYGLLRAVARNAHYTPFLLTLVLIFLGYSGLGISLWPNIVPPSISIWDAAAPPQSQGFMLVGTLFIIPFILGYTFWSYYVFRGKVTHEDGYH; from the coding sequence ATGGGTATCGATCTTCCGCTGCTCTGGGCCGTGATTATCATCTTCGGCATCATGATGTACGTGGTCATGGACGGGTTCGACCTGGGCATCGGGATTCTTTTCCCGTTCGTCAAGGACAGCCGCGATCGTGACGTGATGATGAACACTGTCGCTCCGGTCTGGGATGGCAACGAGACCTGGCTGGTGCTGGGCGGGGCGGCGCTGTTCGGCGCTTTCCCGCTGGCCTACTCGGTGGTGCTCTCGGCGCTCTACCTGCCGCTGATCCTGATGTTGGTGGGCCTGATCTTCCGGGGCGTGGCCTTCGAGTTCCGCTTCAAGGCCAAGGAAGACAAGCGCCATATCTGGGACAAGGCCTTCATTGGCGGCTCGGTGGCGGCGACCTTCTTCCAGGGCGTGGCCCTCGGAGCGTTCATCGATGGCCTGCCGGTGGTCAACCGCCAGTTTGCCGGTGGCTCCCTGGACTGGCTGACCCCCTTCACCCTGTTCTGCGGCCTGGCACTGGTGGTGGCCTATGCCTTGCTCGGCTGCACCTGGCTGATCATGAAGACCGAAGGCAAGCTGCAGCTGCAGATGCATGACCTGGCCCGTCCGCTGGCCTACGTGGTGCTGGCGGTGATCGGCATCGTCAGTATCTGGACCCCCCTGGCCCACGCCGAAATCGCCGCGCGCTGGTTCACCCTGCCGAACCTGTTCTGGTTCCTGCCGGTGCCCATCCTGGTGCTGGTGACCATGTACGGGCTGCTGCGCGCCGTGGCTCGCAACGCCCACTACACGCCGTTCCTGCTGACCCTGGTGCTGATCTTCCTCGGCTACAGCGGCCTGGGCATCAGCCTGTGGCCGAACATAGTGCCACCGTCGATCTCCATCTGGGACGCCGCCGCGCCGCCGCAGAGCCAGGGCTTCATGCTGGTGGGCACCTTGTTCATCATCCCGTTCATCCTGGGCTACACCTTCTGGAGCTACTACGTGTTCCGCGGCAAGGTCACCCACGAGGACGGTTATCACTAG
- a CDS encoding cytochrome ubiquinol oxidase subunit I has protein sequence MFGLEALDLARIQFAFTISFHILFPAITIGLASYLAVLEGLWLKTHDDTYRDLYHFWSKIFAVNFGMGVVSGLVMAYQFGTNWSRFSDFAGSVTGPLLTYEVLTAFFLEAGFLGVMLFGWNKVGRKLHFFSTVMVAIGTLISTFWILSSNSWMQTPQGYEIVNGQVIPVDWLAVIFNPSFPYRLAHMAVAAFVATAFFVGSSAAWHLLRGRDNPAIRRMLSMAMWMALIVAPVQAVIGDFHGLNTLKHQPAKIAAIEGHWENVGNEPTPLILFGWPDMKAEKTKFAVEIPYLGSLILTHSLDKQVPALKEFPPEDRPNSTIVFWSFRIMVGLGMLMIFTGLWSLWLRKRDRLYSSRPFLYLALWMGPSGLIAILAGWFTTEIGRQPWVVYGLMRTADASSGHSFVQMSITLALFVVVYFALFGVGIGYMMRLVRKGPVINEGAETSHGGPGQKRTPARPLSAADDDDHSTSLNKGN, from the coding sequence ATGTTCGGTTTAGAGGCTCTTGATCTCGCCCGAATTCAGTTCGCGTTCACCATCTCGTTCCACATTCTGTTCCCGGCAATCACCATCGGCCTGGCGAGTTACCTGGCGGTGCTCGAAGGCTTGTGGCTGAAGACCCATGACGACACCTACCGCGATCTCTACCACTTCTGGTCGAAGATCTTCGCCGTCAACTTCGGCATGGGGGTGGTGTCCGGCCTGGTGATGGCCTACCAGTTCGGCACCAACTGGAGTCGATTCTCCGATTTTGCCGGTTCCGTCACCGGCCCCTTGCTTACGTATGAAGTGCTCACGGCGTTTTTCCTCGAGGCCGGTTTTCTCGGGGTGATGCTGTTCGGCTGGAACAAGGTCGGGCGCAAGCTGCACTTCTTCTCCACGGTGATGGTGGCCATCGGCACCCTGATCTCGACCTTCTGGATCCTCTCGTCCAACAGCTGGATGCAGACTCCACAAGGTTATGAAATCGTCAACGGCCAGGTCATCCCGGTGGACTGGCTGGCGGTGATCTTCAACCCATCCTTCCCCTATCGCCTGGCGCACATGGCCGTTGCCGCGTTCGTGGCCACGGCGTTCTTCGTCGGCTCCTCGGCGGCCTGGCACCTGTTGCGCGGCCGGGACAATCCGGCGATTCGACGCATGCTCTCGATGGCCATGTGGATGGCCCTGATCGTGGCACCGGTACAAGCGGTGATCGGCGACTTCCACGGTCTCAATACCCTCAAGCACCAGCCGGCGAAGATTGCCGCCATCGAAGGCCACTGGGAAAACGTCGGCAACGAACCGACTCCGCTGATCCTCTTCGGCTGGCCGGACATGAAGGCCGAGAAAACCAAGTTCGCGGTGGAAATCCCTTACCTGGGCAGCCTGATCCTCACCCACTCCCTGGACAAGCAGGTGCCGGCGCTCAAGGAGTTCCCGCCCGAGGACCGGCCCAACTCGACCATCGTCTTCTGGTCGTTCCGGATCATGGTGGGCCTGGGCATGCTGATGATCTTCACCGGCCTGTGGAGCCTCTGGCTGCGCAAGCGCGATCGCCTGTACAGCTCGCGTCCGTTCCTCTACCTGGCGTTGTGGATGGGGCCGTCCGGGCTGATCGCGATCCTGGCGGGGTGGTTCACTACCGAGATCGGCCGCCAGCCGTGGGTGGTCTACGGCCTGATGCGCACCGCCGATGCCTCTTCCGGGCACAGTTTTGTGCAGATGAGCATCACCCTGGCGCTGTTCGTGGTGGTGTATTTCGCGCTGTTCGGCGTGGGTATCGGCTACATGATGCGCCTGGTGCGCAAAGGCCCGGTCATCAATGAAGGTGCCGAAACCAGCCACGGTGGTCCCGGGCAGAAACGCACCCCGGCCCGTCCGCTCTCTGCGGCCGATGATGACGACCACAGCACCAGCCTGAACAAGGGGAACTGA
- a CDS encoding HigA family addiction module antitoxin — MPIHNPPHPGDTLRLDVLPELGISVTELARHIGYARPHLSKVLNGRAPIRAELAVRLERAGIGKAKAWLAVQADYDIWHTEQDLQPVIEPIAAHVD, encoded by the coding sequence ATGCCCATCCACAACCCGCCCCACCCCGGTGACACCCTGCGCCTGGATGTCTTGCCCGAACTGGGCATCAGCGTGACGGAACTGGCGCGGCATATCGGCTACGCCCGCCCGCACCTGTCCAAGGTGTTGAATGGCCGTGCACCGATCCGGGCGGAACTGGCGGTCAGGCTGGAACGCGCCGGCATCGGCAAGGCCAAGGCCTGGCTGGCGGTACAGGCCGATTACGACATCTGGCACACCGAGCAGGACCTGCAACCTGTGATCGAGCCCATCGCGGCCCACGTCGACTGA
- a CDS encoding NCS2 family permease — MLERLFQLKAHNTNVRTEILAGVTTFLAMAYILFVNPSILGETGMDKGAVFVATCLAAAIGSTVMGLIANYPIALAPGMGLNAFFTYTVVLHMGHTWQVALGAVFISAVLFFLLSIFRIREWIINSIPLPLRSAIAAGIGLFLALIALHNAQIVVGNESTLVGLGDLSKPAPILAALGFALIVALEALKVRGAVLIGILAVTVVSILMGVTPFGGVTSMPPSLAPTFLQLDIKGALDIGLVSVIFAFLFVDLFDNSGTLIGVAKRAGLMGKDGHMPKMGRALIADSTAAMAGSLLGTSTTTSYIESAAGVSAGGRTGLTAIVVAIMFLLALFFSPLAASVPAFATAPALLFVAVLMTSGLAEIDWEDITVAAPVVVTALAMPFTYSIANGIAFGFIAWTVIKLLSGRARELNAPLVILSILFVIKLGYPA, encoded by the coding sequence ATGCTGGAAAGGCTGTTTCAACTCAAGGCACACAACACCAACGTGCGCACCGAGATACTTGCGGGCGTGACCACCTTCCTGGCCATGGCCTACATTCTCTTCGTCAACCCGAGCATCCTCGGCGAGACGGGCATGGACAAGGGCGCGGTATTCGTCGCCACCTGCCTGGCGGCAGCCATCGGCTCCACCGTCATGGGCCTGATCGCCAACTACCCGATCGCCCTGGCACCGGGCATGGGCCTGAACGCCTTCTTCACCTACACCGTGGTCCTGCACATGGGCCACACCTGGCAAGTAGCCCTGGGTGCGGTATTCATCTCGGCGGTGCTGTTCTTCCTGCTGTCGATCTTCCGCATCCGCGAATGGATCATCAACAGCATCCCCCTGCCCCTGCGCTCGGCGATTGCCGCCGGTATCGGCCTGTTCCTGGCGCTGATCGCCCTGCATAACGCCCAGATCGTGGTGGGCAACGAGTCGACCCTGGTCGGCCTGGGCGACCTGAGCAAGCCGGCCCCTATCCTCGCGGCCCTGGGTTTTGCCCTGATCGTCGCCCTGGAAGCCCTGAAAGTGCGTGGCGCGGTGCTGATCGGCATCCTCGCGGTGACCGTCGTGTCCATTCTCATGGGTGTCACCCCGTTCGGCGGCGTGACCTCGATGCCTCCGTCCCTGGCCCCGACCTTCCTGCAGCTGGACATCAAGGGCGCCCTGGATATCGGCCTGGTCAGCGTGATCTTCGCCTTCCTGTTCGTCGACCTGTTCGACAACTCCGGCACCCTGATCGGCGTGGCCAAGCGTGCCGGGCTGATGGGCAAGGACGGCCACATGCCGAAAATGGGCCGGGCCCTGATCGCCGACAGCACCGCGGCCATGGCCGGTTCCCTGCTGGGCACCTCGACCACCACCAGCTACATCGAATCCGCAGCGGGCGTGAGCGCTGGCGGCCGCACCGGCCTGACCGCCATCGTGGTGGCGATCATGTTCCTGCTGGCGCTGTTCTTCTCGCCACTGGCAGCCAGCGTTCCGGCCTTCGCCACCGCACCGGCGCTGCTGTTCGTTGCCGTGCTGATGACCTCCGGGCTGGCGGAAATCGACTGGGAAGACATCACCGTCGCCGCCCCCGTGGTGGTCACCGCCCTGGCCATGCCATTCACCTATTCCATCGCCAACGGCATCGCCTTCGGCTTCATTGCCTGGACCGTGATCAAGCTGCTGTCGGGTCGTGCCCGTGAGCTGAACGCGCCCCTGGTGATCCTGTCGATCCTGTTCGTGATCAAGCTGGGCTACCCCGCATGA
- a CDS encoding type II toxin-antitoxin system RelE/ParE family toxin: MIKSFQHKGLRAFYETGSTRGIRAEHARRLARQLSFMDHASEPADLNLPGWRLHPLRGDMHGYWSLMVSGNWRVIFRFTGSDIELVDYLDYH, from the coding sequence ATGATCAAGTCCTTTCAGCACAAAGGCCTGCGCGCCTTCTATGAAACCGGATCGACTCGTGGAATACGGGCTGAGCATGCACGACGGCTGGCCCGCCAGCTGTCGTTCATGGATCACGCCAGTGAACCGGCAGACCTCAACCTGCCGGGCTGGCGGCTGCACCCGCTCAGGGGCGACATGCACGGCTATTGGTCCCTGATGGTGTCCGGCAACTGGCGAGTGATCTTTCGTTTCACAGGTTCGGATATCGAGCTGGTGGATTATCTGGACTACCACTGA
- a CDS encoding DUF2474 domain-containing protein, whose product MAGKHSLQEIEEAEKKPLWRRLGWLAGIWAGSVLALFVVASLMRMFMNAAGLTTH is encoded by the coding sequence ATGGCTGGTAAACATTCATTGCAGGAAATCGAAGAAGCCGAGAAGAAGCCGCTCTGGCGACGTCTGGGCTGGCTGGCCGGTATCTGGGCCGGCAGCGTGTTGGCGTTGTTCGTCGTCGCCAGCCTGATGCGCATGTTCATGAATGCCGCGGGCCTGACTACCCACTGA